A window of the Ipomoea triloba cultivar NCNSP0323 chromosome 14, ASM357664v1 genome harbors these coding sequences:
- the LOC116004033 gene encoding uncharacterized protein LOC116004033, with the protein MGKRISYQGIEKQPEPKLMTMQELRKYARKGCEVYLCLVQDAEIGEPEINRIPVVCEFPDVFPDDLTEIPPKREVEFTINLIDLRSGYHQVRVAKQDISKTTFRTRYGHYEFTVMPFRVTNAPGTFMDLMNMIFLPYLDKFIVVFIDEILVYSKTPEEHEEHLRTMLQMLREKKLFAKLSKCEFWKDEVAFLVHIITKEGIVVDPTKIRAVTEWEAPKSVTEIRSFLDGYELYTDASYKGLGCVLMQDGRRLNLEIKRCGQVEQEVKLYYLSATPILFEEIRQAQGDDDWLNNIKEKMVDGKHGPFELHPDGSVRFQGRKVIPASYKKITDQVMKEGYYTPYSVHPGGDKLYKDLKQNFWWSGMKKDVAEVVARCLNCQKVKAERSKPKGLLQPLEIPQWKWDSISMDFVGGLPRTKAGNVQVWVIVDRLTKTARFIPMNKTWSMEKMARGYIKHVVKYHGVAHDIISDRDSRFLSRFWETLQVATDTQLKLSTAFHPATDGQTERTIQTLEDMLRGCVLDFQGSWDEQLDLTEFSYNNRYHTSIGMAPYEALYGRKCRSPLCWSDKSDVVILGPQYLQETTEAIKVGSQPMGKVIKLSNVYIAKHLFSLE; encoded by the exons ATGGGGAAGAGAATATCATACCAAGGAATTGAAAAGCAACCCGAACCAAAGTTAATGACAATGCAGGAATTGAGGAAGTATGCTCGCAAGGGATGTGAGGTATATCTCTGTTTGGTGCAAGATGCTGAGATAGGAGAACCTGAGATTAACCGAATCCCAGTTGTGTGTGAATTTCCTGACGTGTTTCCagatgacctcacggaaataCCGCCgaagagggaagtggaatttactATCAATctc ATTGATTTACgttcagggtatcaccaagtacGAGTCGCGAAGCAGGACATTTCCAAAACGACGTTCCGGACTAgatatgggcactacgaattcacagtcATGCCGTTCAGAGTGACTAATGCACCAGGAACTTTTATGGACCTGATGAACATGATTTTTCTTCCGTATCTGGATAAGTTCATCGTTGTCTTTATAGACGAAATTCTGGTTTACTCAAAGACCCCAGAGGAGCACGAAGAACATCTTAGAACAATGTTACAGATGCTGAgagaaaagaaacttttcgcaaaattgtcaaaatgcgaattttggaaggATGAAGTAGCATTTCTTGTTCAcataatcaccaaggaaggaatagtAGTGGACCCGACTAAAATACGGGCGGTAActgaatgggaagcacccaaatcggTCACCGAAATCCgaagtttcttag ATGGCTATGAGTTGTACACAGATGCGTCTTACAAAGGGCTtggatgtgtcttgatgcaagatggaagg AGACTCAATCTGGAGATAAAAAGGTGTGGTCAGGTGGAACAAGAGGTGAAATTATATTACCTGTCGGCCACTCCAATTCTATTTGAAGAGATCAGACAAGCACAAGGGGATGACGATTGGTTAAATAatatcaaggagaaaatggttgatggaaaacatggtccgTTTGAGTTACACccggatgggagtgtaagattccaaggtagaAAGGTGATACCTGCAAGTTATAAGAAGATAACGGACCAAGTAATGAAAGAAGGTTACTATACACCCTATTCAGTCCATCCTGGTGGGGACAAACTTTACAAGGacttgaaacaaaacttctgGTGGTCAGGCATGAAGAAAGACGTTGCTGAAGTTGTTGCCAGGTGTTTAaactgtcaaaaggtcaaaGCGGAgagaagtaaaccaaagggcTTACTACAACCATTAGAGATCCCTCAGTGGAAGtgggactcaatctctatggattttgtgggaggattACCTAGAACTAAAGCTGGAAACGTTCAAGTGTGGGTTATCGTTGATCGACTGACTAAAACAGCAaggttcattccaatgaacaaaacTTGGTCGATGGAGAAGATGGCGAGAGGCTACattaaacacgtggttaaatatcacgggGTAGCACATGATATCATTTCAGACAGGGACTCACGATTTCTGTCAAGATTTTGGGAAACGTTGCAAGTGGCAACAGACACTCAACTCAAACTAAGCACAGCTTTTCatcctgccactgatggccaaacaGAGCGAACGATACaaacattggaagatatgctcagaggttgtgtactTGACTTTCAGGGTtcatgggatgagcagttggatctaacAGAATTTTCATATAACAATAGATATCATAcgagtataggaatggctccttatgaagCATTGTATGGGcggaaatgtcgaagtcctctatgtTGGAGCGACAAAAGTGATGTTGTCATTCTTGGACCTCAATACTTACAAGAGACTACTGAGGCAATCAAG GTAGGGTCTCAACCAATGGGTAAAGTTATCAAGCTCTCCAATGTCTATATTGCAAAACATTTGTTTAGTTTGGAGTGA